Proteins found in one Ktedonobacterales bacterium genomic segment:
- a CDS encoding biotin/lipoyl-containing protein produces the protein MSDQPPLITRVQLLVEALEDSSVSEIELTEGGTRIQIKRASAVTPTVLAAPAAPFPAYPPAVMPAAPGAMPIGGTNHAPTSSVPARRATRPPVADSSVAVVSPLTGVYYSAASPTSDPFVKVGDSVQAGLVVAIVEAMKVFNEVKSEVAGKVVAIPAKNGELVQKGDALVRIQPD, from the coding sequence ATGAGTGATCAACCACCTCTCATCACCCGCGTGCAATTGCTCGTTGAGGCGCTGGAAGACAGCAGCGTCAGCGAGATCGAACTGACCGAAGGCGGCACGCGCATCCAGATTAAACGCGCTTCGGCGGTGACGCCAACGGTGCTGGCCGCGCCTGCCGCGCCGTTTCCTGCTTACCCGCCAGCCGTCATGCCCGCCGCGCCTGGAGCAATGCCCATCGGGGGAACCAACCACGCCCCCACGTCGAGCGTTCCAGCCAGGCGCGCGACGCGCCCGCCAGTCGCCGACAGCAGCGTGGCCGTTGTTTCGCCGCTCACCGGCGTCTATTACAGCGCGGCTTCGCCCACCTCGGACCCGTTCGTCAAAGTGGGCGACAGCGTTCAGGCCGGGCTGGTCGTCGCCATTGTGGAAGCCATGAAAGTGTTCAACGAGGTCAAAAGCGAAGTGGCTGGCAAGGTCGTCGCCATTCCGGCAAAGAATGGCGAACTGGTGCAAAAAGGCGACGCGCTGGTGCGCATCCAGCCAGACTGA
- a CDS encoding NUDIX hydrolase, translating to MLWGSVQASERFAARDGGGTRLSRRKSLNERNVVIVAGLMRRGDALLLVQEQGPRDPAPFWALPGGRVEAGELLPEALIREVREETGLEVFKLGRLLYVTQHHSPQGFDWVAAAIPGESAQATAFIFEIIEWGGDLRPDDPDAFVVDARFLELAGAVASLEAAPRVMTEPLLAFLRGEVRPGAVWFYRRQPDGSDQLLDLLE from the coding sequence GTGCTCTGGGGCAGCGTGCAGGCTAGCGAGCGATTCGCCGCCAGGGACGGCGGCGGTACACGCCTTTCAAGGAGGAAGTCTCTGAACGAGCGGAACGTTGTAATTGTCGCGGGGTTGATGCGCCGGGGAGATGCTCTTCTTCTGGTGCAGGAGCAGGGGCCGCGTGACCCCGCGCCATTCTGGGCGCTGCCTGGGGGAAGGGTCGAGGCGGGGGAACTGCTGCCCGAAGCGTTGATCCGCGAAGTGCGCGAAGAAACCGGGCTGGAGGTGTTTAAGCTGGGGCGTCTGCTCTACGTCACCCAACACCACAGCCCACAGGGATTTGACTGGGTGGCGGCAGCAATCCCCGGCGAAAGTGCGCAAGCCACCGCCTTTATCTTCGAGATTATCGAGTGGGGAGGCGATCTTCGCCCTGATGATCCCGACGCATTCGTGGTAGATGCGCGCTTTCTGGAGCTTGCTGGCGCTGTCGCTTCTCTTGAAGCCGCTCCGCGCGTCATGACTGAACCGCTGCTCGCCTTCCTGCGTGGCGAGGTTCGCCCAGGGGCAGTCTGGTTCTATCGCCGCCAGCCCGACGGAAGCGATCAACTGCTAGACCTTTTGGAGTGA